Proteins from one Holophagales bacterium genomic window:
- the dut gene encoding dUTP diphosphatase, which produces MSAASRAPESVSGSVTVRFRLRPECADLGPPEYASDLAAGADLRAALETPMTLAPGARAVVPTGLTLEIPPGFEAQVRARSGLALKKGLALANGVGTIDADYRGEVGVILVNLGAEPVTLARGERIAQLVVAPVVRARFERAPELNGTARGAGGFGSTGTA; this is translated from the coding sequence GTGAGCGCCGCCTCGCGCGCCCCCGAGAGCGTCTCCGGGAGCGTCACGGTCCGATTCCGGCTCCGCCCGGAGTGCGCGGATCTCGGTCCTCCGGAGTACGCCAGCGACCTCGCGGCCGGCGCCGACCTGCGGGCGGCCCTCGAGACGCCGATGACGCTCGCTCCCGGCGCCCGCGCCGTCGTTCCGACCGGCCTGACGCTCGAGATCCCGCCCGGCTTCGAGGCGCAGGTCCGCGCCCGCTCGGGCCTCGCGCTGAAGAAGGGGCTCGCCCTCGCCAACGGCGTCGGGACGATCGACGCCGACTACCGCGGCGAGGTGGGCGTCATCCTCGTGAACCTCGGCGCCGAGCCGGTCACGCTCGCCCGCGGGGAGCGGATCGCCCAGCTCGTCGTGGCGCCCGTCGTGCGGGCGCGCTTCGAGCGGGCCCCCGAGCTGAACGGCACCGCGCGCGGCGCCGGCGGCTTCGGGTCGACGGGGACGGCGTGA
- a CDS encoding MBL fold metallo-hydrolase → MIEVAFLGSGSTGNCAVIRAGRTAVLLDAGLSPRQIGVRLGKLGMTLDDVSALLLTHEHSDHVCSAAVLATKRGIPVYATQGTLAKAGLPGPLFADLRTVADGAELCFGGGDLTVRVTRTPHDGVDPVCYVFADGAGRRVGVATDLGHLSENVLEALEGCDVLGLEANHDVDVLREGAYPAFLKKRILSDVGHLSNEAAAAGLARLLGERTRIVVGLHLSKNNNTPTLAERALRQGVERLGAKVVLEVAGPDAPTGWYRARPAGGIE, encoded by the coding sequence GTGATCGAGGTCGCCTTCCTCGGGTCGGGCTCCACGGGGAACTGCGCGGTGATCCGGGCCGGCCGCACCGCCGTCCTCCTCGACGCCGGCCTCTCGCCGCGGCAGATCGGCGTGCGGCTCGGCAAGCTCGGGATGACTCTCGACGACGTCTCGGCGCTCCTCCTGACGCACGAGCACTCGGACCACGTCTGTTCCGCGGCGGTCCTCGCCACGAAACGCGGCATTCCCGTCTATGCCACGCAGGGCACGCTCGCGAAGGCGGGCCTCCCCGGGCCGCTCTTCGCCGATCTGCGCACCGTCGCGGACGGCGCGGAGCTCTGCTTCGGCGGGGGCGACCTGACCGTCCGGGTGACCCGCACGCCGCACGACGGGGTCGACCCGGTCTGCTACGTCTTCGCAGACGGCGCCGGGCGGCGCGTCGGGGTCGCGACGGACCTCGGGCATCTCTCGGAGAACGTTCTCGAAGCCCTCGAAGGGTGCGACGTCCTCGGCCTCGAGGCGAACCACGACGTCGACGTCCTCCGGGAAGGGGCCTACCCGGCGTTCCTGAAGAAGCGGATCCTCTCGGACGTGGGGCACCTCTCGAACGAGGCCGCGGCCGCGGGCCTCGCGCGCCTGCTCGGCGAACGGACGAGGATCGTCGTGGGGCTGCACCTGTCGAAGAACAACAACACGCCGACCCTGGCCGAGCGCGCGCTCCGCCAGGGCGTCGAACGGCTCGGGGCGAAAGTCGTCCTCGAGGTGGCGGGTCCCGACGCACCGACCGGCTGGTACCGGGCGCGGCCCGCGGGAGGAATCGAATGA
- the purS gene encoding phosphoribosylformylglycinamidine synthase subunit PurS yields MKVQVTVVPKSGVLDPQGKAIAGALARLGFPGVGDVRAGKVFRVEVEARDAAEATALAGQMAEKLLCNPVIEEYEAEVLG; encoded by the coding sequence ATGAAGGTCCAGGTGACGGTGGTCCCGAAGTCGGGAGTCCTCGACCCGCAGGGCAAGGCGATCGCGGGGGCGCTGGCGCGGCTCGGCTTCCCGGGCGTCGGCGACGTCCGCGCGGGGAAGGTCTTCCGCGTCGAGGTCGAGGCCCGGGACGCCGCCGAGGCGACGGCTCTCGCCGGGCAGATGGCCGAGAAGCTCCTCTGCAATCCCGTCATCGAGGAGTACGAAGCCGAGGTGCTCGGGTGA
- the purQ gene encoding phosphoribosylformylglycinamidine synthase subunit PurQ yields MSAGARPRVSVVVFPGSNCDHDAVHAVEATIGADARPVWHAGTDLGRPDLVILPGGFSYGDYLRCGALARFSPIMDAVRDFAARGGPVLGICNGFQVLCEAGLLPGALLLNSGQRFRCEDVFIRVETIRTPFTAELTKGDVLRLPIAHGDGNWRAEAATFDDVTTHDQVVFRYCDAAGSRGTGANPNGSLDDVAGVCNRERNVVGLMPHPERASEAMLGNADGARLFRSFANALLLGRTA; encoded by the coding sequence GTGAGCGCCGGGGCGCGGCCGCGCGTCTCGGTGGTCGTCTTCCCCGGCTCGAACTGCGACCACGACGCCGTCCACGCCGTCGAGGCGACGATCGGAGCCGACGCGCGCCCCGTCTGGCACGCCGGCACCGACCTCGGCCGCCCCGACCTGGTCATCCTCCCCGGCGGCTTCTCCTACGGCGACTACCTGCGCTGCGGCGCGCTCGCCCGCTTCTCGCCGATCATGGACGCCGTGCGCGACTTCGCGGCACGGGGTGGCCCCGTTCTCGGCATCTGCAACGGCTTCCAGGTCCTTTGCGAGGCGGGGCTCCTCCCGGGCGCGCTCCTCCTCAACTCGGGCCAGCGCTTCCGGTGCGAGGACGTCTTCATCCGCGTGGAGACGATCCGGACGCCGTTCACCGCCGAGCTGACGAAGGGCGACGTCCTGCGTCTCCCGATCGCGCACGGCGACGGCAACTGGCGCGCCGAGGCCGCGACCTTCGACGACGTGACGACCCACGACCAGGTCGTCTTCCGCTACTGCGACGCGGCGGGGTCGCGCGGCACGGGCGCGAACCCGAATGGCTCCCTCGACGACGTCGCGGGCGTCTGCAACCGCGAGCGGAACGTCGTCGGGCTCATGCCGCACCCCGAGCGGGCCTCCGAGGCGATGCTCGGAAACGCCGACGGCGCACGGCTCTTCCGCTCGTTCGCGAACGCCCTCCTCCTCGGCCGGACGGCCTGA
- a CDS encoding S9 family peptidase, which yields MTLKPAFAAALLALAALPLAAAPEKRAVTIEDLHKVRGVAEPAIAPDGRSLVYTVTTTDLPAVKRWTNLWRVDADGKNARALTVLDKRDASPSFSPDGATLAFLSTRSGDPQVWFLPVAGGEPEKKTDVPGGVGAFRFSPDGKRLFLVADVWPACAADLDCNRKRNDAMEKGKMKAVVADSLFVRRWDSWEDGKRTHVLRMDLADAKAPLVDLTPGDFDSPAFSVGGGADFDVSPDGKELAFTSHRDANPSSSTNVDVYVVPVDGTPEQLKAPRNLTAKNPAFDGSPKYSPDGKSIAFRMQRTPGYESDRFLLALFDRASGASRVLTEAFDSWVGDYRFHPDGKRVFFLADMKGRTPLFDLDLASGAIQAVTAVGHVDAFEIARDGTWAVLARRQMHLPAELWQVALAGKAPGTTTPLTFQNQALLEEVDFRPMEEAYVDSPSGKKIQVLLVKPHGFDPAKKYPVIVNVHGGPQMQWADAFRGDAQVYPGAGYVVAFPNPHGSTGWGQDFTAAISGDWDGKVMKDVLAVADWLAVQPWADRDRIGAMGWSWGGYAMMWLAGNDNHFKALASMMGVYDLRSMYSMTEELWFPEWDLKGTPWQNPGGYAKQSPSSYVEKFRTPTLVITGQKDFRVPYTQSLAFFTDLQKMGVPSRLIVLENASHWPGWYDMVLYYAAHLDWFHKYLGGAPSPYDPKALVANDVFGKEKDGKKDEAAKK from the coding sequence ATGACCCTGAAGCCCGCCTTCGCGGCTGCCCTTCTCGCCCTGGCAGCACTTCCCCTCGCCGCCGCCCCCGAGAAGCGGGCCGTGACGATCGAAGACCTCCACAAGGTGAGAGGGGTGGCCGAGCCCGCCATCGCACCGGACGGACGGAGCCTCGTCTATACCGTCACGACGACCGACCTGCCGGCCGTCAAGCGCTGGACGAATCTCTGGCGCGTCGATGCCGACGGCAAGAACGCCCGCGCCCTGACGGTCCTCGACAAGCGCGACGCGAGCCCGTCGTTCTCGCCCGACGGCGCGACGCTCGCGTTCCTCTCGACGCGTTCCGGCGACCCGCAGGTCTGGTTCCTGCCGGTCGCCGGGGGCGAGCCCGAGAAGAAGACCGACGTCCCCGGCGGCGTCGGCGCGTTTCGCTTCTCGCCCGACGGCAAGCGCCTCTTCCTCGTCGCCGACGTCTGGCCCGCCTGCGCCGCCGACCTCGACTGCAACCGGAAGAGGAACGACGCGATGGAGAAGGGAAAGATGAAGGCGGTCGTCGCCGACTCCCTCTTCGTCCGCCGGTGGGACTCCTGGGAGGACGGCAAGCGGACGCACGTCCTCCGGATGGACCTCGCCGACGCGAAGGCCCCGCTCGTCGACCTGACACCGGGCGATTTCGACTCCCCCGCCTTCTCGGTCGGCGGCGGTGCCGACTTCGACGTCTCTCCCGACGGCAAGGAGCTCGCCTTCACGTCGCACCGCGATGCGAACCCCTCCTCTTCGACGAACGTCGACGTCTACGTCGTGCCGGTGGACGGCACCCCCGAGCAGCTGAAGGCGCCGAGGAACCTCACCGCGAAGAACCCGGCCTTCGACGGCTCGCCGAAGTACTCGCCCGACGGGAAGTCGATCGCCTTCCGGATGCAGCGGACCCCCGGGTACGAGTCCGACCGCTTCCTCCTCGCCCTCTTCGACCGGGCGAGCGGCGCGAGCCGTGTCCTCACCGAGGCGTTCGACTCCTGGGTCGGCGACTACCGCTTCCACCCGGACGGGAAGCGGGTCTTCTTTCTCGCCGACATGAAGGGGCGCACGCCGCTCTTCGACCTCGACCTCGCCTCCGGCGCGATCCAGGCCGTCACGGCCGTCGGGCACGTCGACGCGTTCGAGATCGCCCGCGACGGGACCTGGGCCGTCCTCGCCCGCCGCCAGATGCACCTGCCGGCCGAGCTCTGGCAGGTGGCGCTCGCCGGGAAGGCGCCGGGCACCACGACGCCCCTCACGTTCCAGAACCAGGCTCTTCTCGAGGAGGTCGACTTCCGGCCGATGGAGGAGGCCTACGTCGACAGCCCGTCGGGCAAGAAGATCCAGGTCCTCCTCGTCAAGCCGCACGGCTTCGACCCGGCGAAGAAGTACCCCGTCATCGTGAACGTCCACGGCGGCCCGCAGATGCAGTGGGCCGACGCGTTCCGCGGGGACGCGCAGGTCTACCCCGGCGCAGGCTACGTCGTCGCGTTCCCGAACCCGCACGGCTCGACCGGCTGGGGGCAGGACTTCACCGCCGCGATCTCGGGCGACTGGGACGGCAAGGTGATGAAGGACGTCCTCGCCGTGGCCGACTGGCTCGCCGTGCAGCCGTGGGCCGACAGGGACCGGATCGGGGCGATGGGCTGGTCGTGGGGCGGCTACGCGATGATGTGGCTCGCCGGAAACGACAACCACTTCAAGGCGCTCGCCTCGATGATGGGCGTCTACGACCTCCGGTCGATGTACTCGATGACCGAGGAGCTCTGGTTCCCCGAGTGGGACCTGAAGGGGACCCCCTGGCAGAACCCCGGGGGGTACGCGAAGCAGAGCCCGTCGTCGTACGTCGAGAAGTTCAGGACGCCGACGCTCGTGATCACCGGCCAGAAGGACTTCCGCGTCCCCTACACGCAGTCGCTCGCGTTCTTCACCGACCTGCAGAAGATGGGCGTCCCGTCGCGCCTGATCGTCCTCGAGAACGCGAGCCACTGGCCCGGCTGGTACGACATGGTCCTCTACTACGCCGCCCACCTCGACTGGTTCCACAAGTACCTCGGCGGCGCTCCCTCCCCCTACGACCCGAAGGCGCTCGTGGCGAACGACGTCTTCGGAAAGGAGAAGGACGGGAAGAAGGACGAGGCCGCGAAAAAGTAG
- a CDS encoding DUF2911 domain-containing protein, with translation MRRAVLIIAMSLLAPGALAQTGKPTLPRVPLSPRATEVIAVGTGQVQVEYSRPFAKGRKIFGGLVPWGTVWRTGANAATTLKTNVGLTLGDVAVPKGTYTLYTLPGEKSWKLIVNRQTGQWGTEYDPKMDVARIGMNVETRADALEAFTISFLPEDAFRGSLRISWEKLTVSVPYAFRQ, from the coding sequence ATGCGCCGAGCCGTCCTCATCATCGCCATGTCCCTCCTCGCACCCGGCGCGCTCGCGCAGACGGGAAAGCCCACGCTTCCCCGCGTGCCCCTCTCGCCCCGCGCGACGGAGGTGATCGCCGTCGGCACCGGGCAGGTCCAGGTCGAGTACAGCCGGCCGTTCGCGAAGGGCCGGAAGATCTTCGGGGGCCTCGTACCCTGGGGCACGGTCTGGAGGACGGGTGCCAACGCAGCGACGACGCTGAAGACGAATGTCGGCCTGACCCTCGGAGACGTCGCCGTTCCGAAAGGGACCTACACGCTCTACACCCTGCCGGGGGAAAAATCCTGGAAGCTCATCGTGAACCGCCAGACGGGGCAGTGGGGGACGGAGTACGACCCGAAGATGGACGTCGCGCGGATCGGCATGAACGTCGAGACGCGCGCCGACGCCCTCGAGGCCTTCACGATCTCGTTCCTCCCGGAGGACGCCTTCCGGGGAAGCCTGCGCATCTCCTGGGAGAAGCTGACGGTCTCCGTTCCCTACGCCTTCCGCCAATGA
- the ettA gene encoding energy-dependent translational throttle protein EttA codes for MAPQYIYTMVNLRKVVPPQREILKGIYLSFFPGAKIGVLGLNGAGKSSLLRIMAGVDKDFNGEAFAAEGTRVGFLAQDPWLDPAKTVLENVEAAVAPTKKLLARFDELGEKMGESLSDDEMEKVMAEYGRVQDAIEAANGWDLDRTLETAMDALRCPPPDSDVTKISGGERRRVALCRVLLEKPDLLLLDEPTNHLDAESVAWLEQHLAEYPGTVVAVTHDRYFLDNVAQWILELDRGAGIPWKGNYTSWLEQKASRLAQEEKAETTKQKTLERELEWVRMAPRARHAKGKARLQAYEQLLADSGADSRGETNEIYIPAGPRLGDVVVRSESLKKSYGDNLLFDDLSFDLPKGGIVGVIGPNGAGKTTLFKMIMGLETPDGGVLKVGETVFPSYVDQNRDRPDKTKSVWEEISGGEEKIMVGRREMSSRAWCSMFNFKGADQQKRIGDLSGGEMNRLHLARTVKKAGNLLLLDEPTNDLDVDTLRALEEALLSFAGCAVVISHDRWFLDRVATHMLAFEGDSKTFWFEGNYQEYEADRHKRLGSAADMPHRIKYRKLTTG; via the coding sequence ATGGCACCGCAATACATCTACACGATGGTCAACCTCCGCAAGGTCGTCCCGCCCCAGCGGGAGATCCTGAAGGGGATCTACCTCTCGTTCTTCCCCGGCGCCAAGATCGGCGTCCTCGGCCTGAACGGGGCGGGGAAGTCGTCGCTCCTGCGAATCATGGCGGGCGTCGACAAGGACTTCAACGGCGAGGCCTTTGCGGCCGAGGGGACGCGCGTCGGCTTCCTGGCGCAGGACCCGTGGCTCGACCCGGCCAAGACCGTTCTCGAGAACGTCGAGGCGGCCGTGGCGCCGACCAAGAAGCTCCTCGCGCGCTTCGACGAGCTGGGCGAGAAGATGGGCGAGAGCCTCTCCGACGACGAGATGGAGAAGGTCATGGCCGAGTACGGCCGCGTCCAGGACGCCATCGAGGCGGCGAACGGCTGGGACCTCGACCGGACCCTCGAGACGGCGATGGACGCGCTGCGCTGCCCGCCTCCCGATTCCGACGTCACGAAGATCTCCGGCGGCGAGCGCCGGCGCGTCGCGCTCTGCCGCGTCCTCCTCGAGAAGCCCGACCTCCTCCTCCTCGACGAGCCGACGAACCACCTCGACGCCGAGTCGGTCGCCTGGCTCGAGCAGCACCTCGCCGAGTACCCCGGCACCGTCGTCGCCGTCACGCACGACCGCTACTTCCTCGACAACGTCGCCCAGTGGATCCTCGAGCTGGACCGCGGCGCCGGCATCCCGTGGAAGGGGAACTACACCTCCTGGCTCGAGCAGAAGGCGTCGCGCCTCGCCCAGGAGGAGAAGGCCGAGACGACCAAGCAGAAGACGCTCGAGCGCGAGCTGGAGTGGGTCCGCATGGCCCCCCGCGCCCGGCACGCCAAAGGGAAGGCGCGCCTGCAGGCCTACGAGCAGCTCCTCGCCGACAGCGGGGCCGACAGCCGCGGCGAGACGAACGAGATCTACATCCCGGCCGGGCCCCGGCTCGGCGACGTCGTCGTCCGCTCGGAGAGCCTGAAGAAGTCGTACGGCGACAACCTCCTCTTCGACGACCTCTCCTTCGACCTCCCGAAGGGCGGCATCGTCGGCGTCATCGGCCCGAACGGGGCCGGCAAGACGACCCTCTTCAAGATGATCATGGGCCTCGAGACGCCCGACGGCGGCGTCCTGAAGGTGGGGGAGACGGTCTTCCCCTCGTACGTCGACCAGAACCGCGACCGGCCCGACAAGACGAAGTCGGTCTGGGAGGAGATCTCCGGCGGCGAGGAGAAGATCATGGTCGGCCGCCGCGAGATGAGCAGCCGCGCCTGGTGCTCGATGTTCAACTTCAAGGGGGCCGACCAGCAGAAGCGGATCGGCGACCTCTCCGGGGGCGAGATGAACCGCCTCCACCTCGCCCGCACCGTGAAGAAGGCCGGCAACCTCCTCCTCCTCGACGAGCCGACGAACGACCTCGACGTCGACACGCTCCGCGCGCTGGAAGAGGCTCTCCTCTCCTTCGCCGGCTGCGCCGTCGTCATCTCGCACGACCGCTGGTTCCTCGACCGCGTCGCGACCCACATGCTCGCCTTCGAGGGGGACTCGAAGACGTTCTGGTTCGAGGGGAACTACCAGGAGTACGAGGCCGACCGGCACAAGCGCCTCGGCTCCGCCGCCGACATGCCGCACCGGATCAAGTACCGGAAGCTGACGACGGGGTAG
- a CDS encoding carotenoid oxygenase family protein, with the protein MDAEPWGGLATSLLEDKSYAPRVEGTVPEGLRGTLYRNGPGLFDRGGKRRRALLDGDGLVQAFRFGEEGVFYRARFVRTEKFVAEEKAGAFVFGTFSTQAPGGFFANVLPERNIRSQAGITAVPRWGKVFAFDETGLPWELDADTLETVGETSFGLPRDLTLYAAHNKIDVETGEWLHFGLEFGRKLNVHLTTFAADGSLAGHDVYPLPRFSYVHDWFVTRRFVVLHLHPATIEVFGLLLGLRSIVDSLRWNGADGSLLMILPRERRGGGVAPRFVETEASFMWHSFNGHEEGDELVLDFVGYEDPDHFIGEEPLVLEVMKGRPGRFEHPGLVRRIRVAPGATRARNEVVAGGSFEWPRIDDRLLGRRNRWGWMASARPRQFFWNAVARVDFEDGSTVEHDFGDRVFTSEPVFVPDPARAGEEEGWLLVELYDGDSRRSSLAILDAARVADGPLARVLLEHHVPVSFHGYWRPGA; encoded by the coding sequence ATGGACGCCGAGCCGTGGGGAGGGCTCGCGACGAGCCTCCTCGAGGACAAGTCGTACGCGCCGCGCGTCGAGGGGACGGTCCCGGAGGGGCTTCGCGGGACGCTCTACCGCAACGGGCCCGGCCTCTTCGACCGGGGAGGGAAGCGCCGGAGGGCGCTCCTGGACGGCGACGGCCTCGTCCAGGCGTTCCGGTTCGGCGAGGAGGGGGTCTTCTACCGCGCCCGCTTCGTGAGGACGGAGAAGTTCGTGGCCGAGGAGAAGGCCGGCGCGTTCGTCTTCGGCACGTTCAGCACCCAGGCCCCCGGGGGCTTTTTCGCGAACGTCCTGCCCGAGCGGAACATCCGGAGCCAGGCCGGCATCACGGCGGTCCCCCGGTGGGGAAAGGTCTTCGCGTTCGACGAGACGGGGCTCCCGTGGGAGCTCGACGCCGACACGCTCGAGACGGTCGGCGAGACGAGCTTCGGCCTCCCGCGCGACCTGACCCTCTACGCGGCCCACAACAAGATCGACGTCGAGACGGGCGAGTGGCTCCACTTCGGCCTCGAGTTCGGGCGGAAGCTGAACGTCCACCTGACGACCTTCGCCGCCGACGGCTCCCTCGCCGGGCACGACGTCTACCCGCTCCCCCGCTTCTCCTACGTCCACGACTGGTTCGTGACGCGGCGCTTCGTCGTCCTCCACCTCCACCCCGCGACGATCGAGGTCTTCGGCCTTCTCCTGGGCCTCAGGAGCATCGTCGACTCCCTACGTTGGAACGGGGCCGACGGGAGCCTCCTCATGATCCTCCCGAGGGAGCGGCGGGGCGGGGGCGTCGCCCCCCGCTTCGTCGAGACCGAGGCGTCGTTCATGTGGCACTCGTTCAACGGGCACGAGGAGGGGGACGAGCTCGTCCTCGACTTCGTCGGCTACGAGGACCCCGACCACTTCATCGGCGAGGAGCCGCTCGTCCTCGAGGTGATGAAGGGGCGGCCGGGGCGCTTCGAGCACCCGGGGCTCGTCCGGAGGATCCGGGTCGCGCCGGGTGCGACGCGCGCGCGCAACGAGGTCGTGGCCGGGGGGAGCTTCGAGTGGCCGCGGATCGACGACCGCCTCCTCGGCCGGCGCAACCGCTGGGGCTGGATGGCGAGCGCGCGGCCGCGACAGTTCTTCTGGAACGCCGTGGCGCGGGTCGACTTCGAGGACGGGAGCACCGTCGAGCACGACTTCGGCGACCGCGTCTTCACGAGCGAGCCGGTCTTCGTCCCCGACCCGGCGCGCGCCGGGGAGGAGGAAGGGTGGCTCCTCGTCGAGCTCTACGACGGCGACTCGAGGAGGAGCTCGCTCGCGATCCTCGACGCGGCGAGGGTCGCGGACGGCCCCCTGGCCCGCGTCCTCCTCGAGCACCACGTGCCGGTCAGCTTCCACGGTTACTGGCGGCCGGGCGCGTAG
- a CDS encoding SDR family oxidoreductase, translating into MRLSGKTVVVVGGTGGIGSEVARGVVREGGSVLLVARNEAMLAERVAELDALAGRAGAASAFVADAGSQVALSAAAAEAVARTGRLDGWVHAVGSILLKPFSATGEEDFARQLDLNAGSAFRALQAALGPMRKARAGSVVLFGSAAASLGLPNHAAISAAKAAVVGLARSAAMDLARYGIRVNVVSPGLVRTPMSAAITSSEASLKVSQAMHPTGRISEPADVAAAVLYLLSDGAANVTGAVLPVDGGMAAGRPPATAS; encoded by the coding sequence ATGAGGCTATCGGGCAAAACGGTCGTCGTCGTCGGAGGAACCGGCGGAATCGGAAGCGAGGTGGCCCGCGGGGTCGTGCGCGAGGGGGGGAGCGTCCTCCTCGTGGCACGAAACGAAGCGATGCTCGCAGAGCGCGTCGCGGAGCTGGACGCCCTTGCGGGGCGGGCCGGGGCCGCGAGTGCCTTCGTCGCGGATGCCGGGTCGCAGGTCGCCCTCTCGGCTGCCGCGGCCGAGGCCGTGGCCCGGACCGGCCGCCTCGACGGCTGGGTCCACGCCGTCGGCTCCATCCTCCTGAAGCCGTTCTCGGCAACGGGCGAGGAGGACTTCGCTCGCCAGCTCGACCTCAACGCGGGGTCGGCCTTCCGGGCGCTCCAGGCCGCGCTCGGTCCGATGCGGAAGGCGCGAGCCGGCTCGGTCGTCCTCTTCGGCTCGGCGGCGGCCTCCCTGGGCCTCCCGAACCACGCGGCGATCTCGGCGGCGAAGGCCGCGGTCGTGGGCCTCGCCCGGTCGGCGGCGATGGACCTGGCGCGGTACGGCATCCGCGTGAACGTCGTCTCCCCGGGCCTCGTGCGGACGCCGATGTCGGCCGCGATCACGTCCAGCGAGGCGAGCCTGAAGGTGTCGCAGGCGATGCACCCGACGGGGCGCATCTCCGAGCCCGCCGACGTCGCCGCGGCCGTCCTCTACCTCCTCTCGGACGGCGCCGCGAACGTCACGGGCGCCGTCCTCCCCGTCGACGGCGGGATGGCGGCGGGCCGCCCGCCGGCGACGGCTTCCTGA
- a CDS encoding SpoIIE family protein phosphatase, with the protein MIGADREQGARISNQPSETAGTSNLAALLRERAPGDQLALKDRALDVAAEGVTIADARLPDRPLIYVNEGFERVTGYPAAEVLGRNCRFLQGPDTDRAAVERIRAAVAGERECVVEILNYRRDGTPFWNRLSITPVRDETGEATHFIGIQSDVTARRNAEEGLRHAKEALEHEVQLAARVQQSLLPPPEMHLPGLRVARAFHPCTELAGDAMGVVPLPLGSVGLYLADVSGHGVGAALLSFTLNHLLAPSREGSLLVEDAGDGPATVSPARLAGRLNRQFPMERTRQYFTLVYGAYDDLEGRFRYVVAGHPPPLLLRRGAPPVELPGRGLPIGMIESASYRDETVSLAPGDRIYLYTDGVTEALDASEVEFGPARLMAEIDRTRELPLREGLELLAHAVRNWSDGGPGDDVSLLAIERVAQRPGSGRERGPASTW; encoded by the coding sequence ATGATCGGGGCGGATCGGGAGCAGGGGGCGCGCATCTCAAATCAGCCATCGGAAACCGCCGGGACGTCGAACCTCGCGGCTCTCCTCCGGGAAAGGGCGCCGGGAGACCAGCTCGCGCTGAAGGACCGGGCCCTCGACGTGGCGGCGGAGGGAGTCACGATCGCCGACGCCCGCCTCCCGGACCGTCCCCTGATCTACGTGAACGAGGGCTTCGAGCGCGTGACGGGCTACCCCGCCGCCGAGGTGCTGGGGAGGAACTGCCGGTTCCTCCAGGGACCCGACACGGATCGGGCCGCAGTCGAGAGGATCCGCGCCGCCGTCGCGGGGGAACGCGAGTGCGTCGTCGAGATCCTCAACTACCGGAGGGACGGGACGCCGTTCTGGAACCGGCTGTCGATCACGCCCGTTCGCGACGAGACGGGAGAGGCCACGCACTTCATCGGGATCCAGTCGGACGTCACGGCGCGAAGGAACGCCGAGGAGGGCCTGCGGCACGCCAAGGAGGCGCTCGAGCACGAGGTGCAGCTGGCGGCGCGCGTCCAGCAGTCCCTCCTCCCGCCGCCGGAGATGCACCTCCCGGGTCTTCGCGTCGCCCGCGCGTTCCACCCCTGCACCGAGCTCGCGGGCGACGCGATGGGAGTCGTCCCCCTCCCCCTCGGCTCGGTGGGGCTCTACCTCGCGGACGTCAGCGGGCACGGCGTGGGGGCCGCCCTCCTGTCGTTCACACTGAACCACCTGCTGGCTCCTTCCCGCGAAGGCTCCCTCCTCGTCGAGGACGCAGGGGACGGCCCGGCCACCGTCTCTCCCGCGAGGCTCGCGGGGCGCCTCAACCGCCAGTTCCCGATGGAGCGGACGCGGCAGTACTTCACCCTGGTGTACGGGGCCTACGACGACCTGGAAGGGCGATTCCGCTACGTCGTCGCCGGCCACCCGCCACCGCTCCTCCTGCGCCGGGGCGCACCGCCCGTGGAGCTGCCGGGGCGCGGCCTGCCGATCGGGATGATCGAGAGCGCGTCGTACCGGGACGAGACCGTCTCCCTCGCGCCGGGGGATCGCATCTATCTCTACACCGACGGCGTCACGGAAGCGCTCGACGCCTCGGAGGTCGAGTTCGGCCCGGCGCGGCTGATGGCCGAGATTGACCGGACCCGGGAATTGCCCCTCCGGGAGGGGCTAGAGCTTCTCGCCCACGCCGTGCGGAACTGGTCGGACGGCGGTCCCGGTGACGACGTCTCGCTCCTCGCGATCGAGAGGGTCGCCCAGCGTCCCGGCTCCGGGCGGGAACGGGGCCCCGCGAGCACGTGGTAG